From Triticum aestivum cultivar Chinese Spring chromosome 4A, IWGSC CS RefSeq v2.1, whole genome shotgun sequence, a single genomic window includes:
- the LOC123085635 gene encoding COBRA-like protein 7 gives MAGSIAAQAAVLGAILLLAGLAAAQQTPRAPAAAAAPAPDPGCNGIQLTYILQGREKIRPFVPDRNKQPYSFKANASVLNGGTRPLRSWAMLVTFGHDEILVGVGGAVLTGGAELPYNTTEDAGNATSFSGYPQTDLLTPIATAGDITQIQASVGLVGTLFAGPRGLVPEPLPTALTLDDPDYNCPAATNVTATMLTTCCLLTPEAEANATVPEANATDPTKSFLPRRTGDLVITYDVVQAYPTSYLALVTLENNAKLGRLDNWRLSWEWRRGEFIYSMKGAHPLEVDVNGCIYGAPGQYYQSLDFSQVLNCEKKPVILDLPLSRYNDTQMGKIEHCCRNGTILPKSMDAAQSKSAFQMQVFKMPPDTNRTKLFPPANFKISGGSSLNPDYSCGQPVPVSPTGFPNPSGLDSTTLAVATWQVVCNITTAKGAKPKCCVTFSAHYNDSVIPCNTCACGCPVNRRGPTCSTTAPSMLLPPEALLVPFDNRTQKAQAWAQLKHYNVPRPMPCGDFCGVSINWHVSSDFNKGWSARVTLFNWGDVDMANWFAAMVMDKAYDGFEKAYSFNATAEGNNTIFMQGLEGLNYLVKQTNMSGSDYLVPGKQQSVLSFTKKLTPDIDVVAGDGFPTKVFFNGDECAMPQRFPLKSGGFRTHLSSALAWVLLMASSALLLLQQ, from the coding sequence ATGGCCGGCTCGATTGCCGCCCAGGCCGCGGTCCTCGGGGCCATCCTGCTGCTCGCGGGGCTCGCGGCCGCCCAGCAGACGCCGAgggcgcccgcggcggcggcggcgcccgcgcCCGACCCCGGCTGTAACGGCATCCAGCTCACCTACATCCTCCAGGGCCGCGAGAAGATCCGCCCCTTCGTCCCCGACAGGAACAAGCAGCCTTACTCCTTCAAGGCCAACGCCTCCGTGCTCAACGGCGGTACCCGCCCGCTCAGGTCCTGGGCGATGCTCGTCACCTTCGGCCACGACGAGAtcctcgtcggcgtcggcggcGCCGTGCTCACCGGCGGGGCCGAGCTGCCCTACAACACCACCGAGGATGCCGGCAACGCCACATCCTTCTCCGGCTACCCGCAGACGGACCTCCTCACTCCGATTGCCACCGCCGGCGACATCACGCAGATCCAGGCCTCCGTCGGATTGGTCGGCACGCTCTTCGCCGGCCCGCGCGGCCTCGTGCCGGAGCCGCTCCCCACCGCCTTGACGCTCGACGACCCGGACTACAACTGCCCGGCGGCGACCAATGTCACCGCCACCATGCTCACCACCTGCTGCCTCCTCACCCCCGAGGCCGAGGCCAACGCCACGGTCCCCGAGGCCAACGCCACCGACCCCACCAAGAGCTTCCTCCCGCGCCGCACCGGCGACCTCGTCATCACCTACGACGTCGTCCAGGCATACCCGACCAGCTACCTGGCGCTTGTCACGCTCGAGAACAACGCCAAGCTCGGCCGCCTCGACAACTGGCGGCTGTCGTGGGAGTGGCGACGCGGCGAGTTCATTTACTCGATGAAGGGCGCACACCCCTTGGAGGTGGACGTCAATGGCTGCATCTATGGCGCACCAGGCCAGTACTATCAGAGCCTGGATTTCTCCCAGGTGCTCAACTGCGAGAAGAAGCCGGTCATCCTTGACCTGCCGCTGTCCCGGTACAATGACACACAGATGGGGAAGATTGAGCATTGCTGCAGGAATGGCACCATCCTGCCCAAGTCCATGGATGCGGCTCAGTCAAAATCGGCGTTCCAAATGCAGGTGTTCAAGATGCCACCGGATACCAACCGGACAAAGCTCTTCCCACCGGCCAATTTCAAGATCTCTGGCGGCTCATCGCTGAACCCAGACTATAGCTGTGGCCAGCCAGTGCCTGTCAGCCCCACCGGGTTCCCTAATCCCAGCGGGCTCGACTCTACAACGCTGGCGGTTGCGACATGGCAGGTGGTGTGCAACATTACCACGGCCAAGGGGGCCAAGCCCAAGTGTTGTGTCACCTTCTCGGCTCACTACAATGACTCAGTCATTCCCTGCAACACCTGTGCATGCGGTTGTCCTGTGAACCGCCGGGGTCCTACCTGCAGCACGACTGCTCCATCCATGCTCTTGCCGCCGGAGGCGCTGCTTGTGCCGTTTGACAACCGTACACAGAAAGCACAAGCATGGGCTCAGTTGAAGCACTACAACGTGCCTAGGCCAATGCCTTGCGGTGATTTCTGTGGTGTGAGCATCAATTGGCACGTCTCATCAGACTTCAACAAGGGCTGGAGTGCTCGGGTTACATTGTTCAATTGGGGTGATGTCGACATGGCCAACTGGTTTGCTGCCATGGTCATGGACAAGGCGTATGACGGATTTGAGAAGGCATACTCTTTCAATGCAACAGCAGAGGGCAATAACACAATATTTATGCAGGGCCTTGAGGGGCTCAATTACCTTGTGAAGCAGACCAACATGAGCGGGTCGGATTACCTTGTGCCAGGAAAGCAGCAATCAGTGCTCTCATTCACCAAGAAGCTGACTCCTGATATTGATGTTGTCGCTGGAGATGGGTTCCCAACAAAGGTCTTCTTCAATGGTGACGAATGTGCTATGCCGCAGAGGTTTCCGCTCAAGAGTGGTGGATTTAGGACCCATCTAAGCAGTGCCCTTGCTTGGGTCTTGCTCATGGCTTCCTCGGCCTTGCTGTTGCTTCAGCAATAA